From Cellulomonas oligotrophica, a single genomic window includes:
- a CDS encoding DUF58 domain-containing protein yields the protein MHVSPVGWGVAVLAVVSLVAGRLLGWGELAGLGVALVCALLVSVLMTAGRPRYGVVLDLADRRVRIGQRAVGRLDVRNAARRRSLPSQVELPVGERTAELAVPSLAPGAVHDELFAIPTDRRAVVVVGPVLSRRGDPLGLARRRLRWTEPYELFVHPEVVALGGANAGLLRDLEGQATRDLSDSDLNFHALRDYVAGDDRRYIHWRTTARTGQLMVKQFEDTRRTLTTVALATATGDYADADEFETAVSVAASIAVQAIRDEREVEVLAGPGRLRTGTPPLLLDDCARVASTAAGAGVALLGRRVVRETPDVSVAFLVTGGVPTDAEVRLGTRHLPAGTRAVVLRCTRGADVAVRTQGSTTLATLGRLEDLPRALRRVAG from the coding sequence GTGCACGTCTCGCCCGTCGGGTGGGGGGTGGCCGTCCTCGCCGTGGTGTCGCTGGTGGCCGGCCGGCTCCTGGGCTGGGGCGAGCTCGCGGGCCTGGGCGTCGCCCTGGTCTGCGCCCTGCTCGTGTCCGTGCTGATGACCGCGGGGCGGCCCCGGTACGGGGTCGTGCTGGACCTCGCTGACCGGCGCGTGCGGATCGGCCAGCGTGCCGTGGGTCGGCTCGACGTCCGGAACGCGGCGCGCCGCCGGTCGCTGCCGTCCCAGGTCGAGCTGCCCGTGGGGGAGCGGACGGCCGAGCTCGCGGTGCCGTCGCTGGCGCCCGGCGCCGTGCACGACGAGCTGTTCGCGATCCCCACCGACCGACGTGCCGTCGTCGTCGTCGGCCCGGTGCTCTCGCGCCGCGGCGACCCCCTGGGCCTGGCGCGGCGCCGGCTGCGGTGGACCGAGCCGTACGAGCTGTTCGTGCACCCGGAGGTCGTGGCGCTCGGCGGGGCGAACGCGGGCCTGCTGCGCGACCTCGAGGGCCAGGCCACGCGCGACCTGTCCGACTCGGACCTGAACTTCCACGCGCTGCGCGACTACGTCGCGGGTGACGACCGGCGGTACATCCACTGGCGCACCACCGCCCGCACGGGCCAGCTCATGGTCAAGCAGTTCGAGGACACCCGGCGCACGCTGACGACCGTGGCGCTGGCCACCGCGACGGGCGACTACGCCGACGCCGACGAGTTCGAGACGGCCGTGTCGGTGGCGGCATCGATCGCCGTGCAGGCCATCCGGGACGAGCGGGAGGTCGAGGTGCTCGCCGGACCGGGTCGTCTGCGCACCGGGACGCCGCCGCTCCTGCTCGACGACTGCGCCCGGGTGGCGTCGACCGCCGCCGGTGCGGGTGTCGCGCTGCTGGGCCGCCGCGTCGTGCGCGAGACCCCCGACGTGTCCGTCGCGTTCCTCGTCACCGGCGGCGTGCCCACGGACGCGGAGGTGCGCCTCGGCACCCGGCACCTGCCCGCGGGCACCCGCGCGGTCGTGCTGCGCTGCACCCGGGGGGCGGACGTCGCCGTCCGCACGCAGGGCTCGACGACGCTGGCCACGCTCGGCCGGCTCGAGGACCTGCCGCGGGCCCTGCGCCGGGTGGCCGGATGA
- a CDS encoding outer membrane protein assembly factor BamB family protein, with translation MAGDRPAARMQLVEIADPDEDVPPGPASSRARPPRARTPGDGPSPAGAPRLPGWAWALAAVLVLLVAAAAVATGAVARRADARADRLAQVPGFVRALDHTPREVWRTAVPHRYGTVLAAGGTLVTVSDVTGTWTVTGRDPATGGAAWAQEVVEVSRAGFETVSVVCLPGPAASTLLVCGWVEPGVVYGRRQTPEPVVPVTRLVAFDATSGEPVGAWQVRDRLVGVDRVGDDLVVATATADRRVRVERRAGADGTLRWGVTSQDELVTTDGSRPDPRLEVGEDLVVLTGTSTAVLDAADGERLSGSASGRQLLVVPLTAGGFASWASTGDARLHDADGEIRAEVVGLPARLSADDRSSDALLVDLGRRVVAVDPDDGAQRWEQVVPLSPVAVVDGVVVLGGDVGVGAVDAADGTVLWQQRVPQVVPFAPVTDGLVVVGPEPARGGGWALVGRGLRDGVRAWSVSLPDDARGLDVVGGRMVVRTPDEAVVLG, from the coding sequence ATGGCCGGCGACCGCCCGGCTGCGCGGATGCAGCTGGTCGAGATCGCCGACCCGGACGAGGACGTCCCGCCCGGGCCGGCGTCGTCCCGCGCGCGCCCGCCGAGGGCGCGGACCCCGGGCGACGGTCCGTCCCCGGCCGGTGCGCCGCGGCTCCCGGGGTGGGCGTGGGCCCTCGCGGCGGTGCTCGTGCTGCTGGTCGCGGCGGCCGCCGTCGCGACCGGTGCGGTCGCCCGGCGCGCGGACGCCCGTGCCGACCGGCTCGCGCAGGTGCCGGGGTTCGTGCGCGCGCTCGACCACACGCCCCGCGAGGTGTGGCGCACCGCCGTGCCGCACCGGTACGGGACGGTCCTGGCGGCGGGCGGCACGCTCGTGACGGTCTCGGACGTCACCGGCACGTGGACGGTCACGGGCCGCGACCCCGCGACCGGTGGCGCGGCGTGGGCGCAGGAGGTCGTCGAGGTCTCCCGGGCGGGGTTCGAGACCGTGTCGGTCGTGTGCCTGCCGGGCCCGGCCGCCAGCACGCTGCTGGTGTGCGGCTGGGTGGAGCCGGGCGTCGTCTACGGGCGTCGTCAGACGCCGGAGCCCGTCGTGCCGGTGACCCGTCTCGTCGCGTTCGACGCGACGTCCGGCGAGCCCGTGGGCGCGTGGCAGGTGCGCGACCGGCTGGTCGGCGTGGACCGTGTCGGCGACGACCTGGTCGTCGCGACGGCCACCGCCGACCGGCGGGTCCGTGTGGAGCGCCGCGCGGGTGCCGACGGCACCCTGCGGTGGGGCGTGACCAGCCAGGACGAGCTCGTGACGACCGACGGGTCGCGGCCCGACCCCCGGCTCGAGGTCGGCGAGGACCTGGTCGTGCTGACCGGCACCTCGACGGCGGTCCTCGACGCGGCGGACGGGGAACGGCTCTCCGGCAGCGCGTCGGGCCGCCAGCTGCTCGTCGTGCCGCTCACGGCCGGCGGGTTCGCCTCGTGGGCGTCCACGGGCGACGCCCGCCTGCACGACGCCGACGGCGAGATCCGCGCCGAGGTCGTGGGCCTGCCCGCGCGGCTGTCCGCGGACGACCGCTCGTCGGACGCGCTCCTGGTCGACCTCGGGCGCCGGGTCGTGGCGGTCGACCCCGACGACGGGGCCCAGCGCTGGGAGCAGGTGGTGCCGCTGTCGCCCGTCGCGGTCGTGGACGGCGTCGTGGTGCTGGGCGGCGACGTCGGGGTCGGTGCCGTCGACGCCGCGGACGGCACCGTGCTGTGGCAGCAGCGGGTGCCGCAGGTCGTGCCGTTCGCGCCGGTCACCGACGGCCTCGTGGTCGTCGGCCCCGAGCCGGCGCGCGGCGGCGGGTGGGCGCTCGTCGGCCGCGGGCTGCGCGACGGGGTGCGGGCCTGGTCGGTCTCGCTGCCCGACGACGCCCGCGGGCTGGACGTCGTCGGCGGCCGCATGGTCGTCCGGACGCCGGACGAGGCGGTCGTCCTCGGCTGA
- a CDS encoding transglutaminase family protein translates to MSPTPARRAVGVRTPSAALADLLVLLATLALALTPLLPAYGTGAVLPALVGGLVLGTGAALLGAVRRWSALTVVAALLAGYFLLGGALAAPTTTVAGVVPTPATVTALARGLVSTWAQVVTLQPPVGASGTLLVAALVVALVGSAASAALTLRVRRAGAATTAALVPPVVLVASVVLGTRTPPVPPVLAGVLMTLVLLPWAAARTGTFRPRRVLATGLMAAVVAAGGLVGGPLVTGSTPRFVVRDEITPPFDPRDYPSPLAAFRRMVKQDETVLFTVDGLPADARVRLATFDRYDGVVWNVAGDGSAQASGEFRRVGDVVETSVTGERATVRVTIEALRGVWLPTVGQATAFDLGADAADLRYNDATGGAVLTSGVQQGQTYAVDVVVPTTPDDETIGAAPGAPVVQPPPTGVPQSVAVTAADVARDAGTPVQVARTLETWLATEGFFSHGLTDAGDHPSLAGHGAARLAALLGGSSIMVGDGEQYAAAMALMARQMGLPARVVLGFVPGAGDAGDAGEVTVPTTEDGAVQIRGKDVQAWVEVAFAGHGWVAFDPTPPSSQTPEEEEENTPSDPQPQVVQPPDLPEDRVDPPEDDTEQPQTEDEERESAVARWLRLVLTATGIGLAGLLVLLSPLLVVVALKARRRRRRRALADPVHRVAGGWDEVVDAAHDMGAPPPGSATRQEAAGSWAGTLAAAHPAVAARLRALAARADRAVFGAGDPAPPEVDAYWSDVEAVVAELRGTLSRRARVRALASVASLRRPSRRAGASGPRSRPTRGRSARRPPRPRGER, encoded by the coding sequence ATGAGCCCCACGCCCGCCCGGCGGGCGGTGGGCGTGCGGACACCGTCCGCGGCCCTGGCCGACCTGCTGGTCCTGCTCGCGACGCTCGCGCTCGCGCTGACCCCGCTCCTGCCCGCGTACGGCACGGGCGCGGTGCTGCCCGCCCTCGTCGGCGGGCTCGTGCTCGGCACGGGTGCCGCGCTGCTGGGGGCCGTGCGCCGGTGGTCGGCGCTGACGGTGGTCGCGGCGCTCCTGGCCGGGTACTTCCTGCTCGGCGGCGCGCTCGCGGCGCCCACCACGACCGTGGCGGGCGTCGTGCCGACGCCGGCGACCGTGACGGCGCTGGCCCGCGGGCTGGTGTCCACGTGGGCCCAGGTGGTCACGCTGCAGCCGCCGGTGGGGGCGTCGGGCACGCTGCTCGTCGCGGCGCTCGTCGTGGCCCTCGTCGGGAGCGCGGCGTCGGCGGCGCTGACGCTGCGGGTGCGCCGGGCCGGCGCGGCGACGACGGCGGCCCTCGTGCCGCCGGTGGTGCTCGTGGCGTCCGTGGTGCTGGGGACGCGCACGCCGCCGGTCCCGCCGGTCCTCGCGGGCGTGCTCATGACCCTCGTGCTGCTGCCGTGGGCGGCGGCCCGCACGGGCACCTTCCGGCCGCGCCGGGTGCTGGCGACCGGGCTGATGGCCGCGGTCGTCGCCGCCGGCGGCCTGGTCGGCGGACCCCTCGTGACGGGCTCGACCCCGCGGTTCGTCGTCCGCGACGAGATCACCCCGCCCTTCGACCCCCGCGACTACCCGAGCCCCCTGGCCGCGTTCCGGCGCATGGTCAAGCAGGACGAGACCGTGCTGTTCACGGTCGACGGGCTCCCGGCCGACGCCCGCGTGCGCCTGGCGACGTTCGACCGGTACGACGGCGTGGTGTGGAACGTCGCGGGCGACGGCTCCGCGCAGGCGTCCGGGGAGTTCCGGCGCGTCGGCGACGTCGTCGAGACCTCGGTCACAGGGGAGCGCGCGACCGTCCGGGTGACGATCGAGGCGCTGCGCGGGGTGTGGCTGCCGACGGTCGGCCAGGCGACCGCGTTCGACCTGGGCGCCGACGCGGCGGACCTGCGCTACAACGACGCGACGGGCGGTGCGGTCCTCACCTCGGGCGTCCAGCAGGGCCAGACGTACGCCGTGGACGTCGTGGTGCCGACGACGCCCGACGACGAGACCATCGGCGCCGCGCCGGGCGCGCCCGTCGTGCAGCCCCCGCCGACGGGCGTCCCGCAGAGCGTGGCGGTCACCGCCGCCGACGTCGCGCGCGACGCGGGCACGCCGGTGCAGGTGGCGCGCACGCTGGAGACCTGGCTCGCCACCGAGGGGTTCTTCAGCCACGGCCTCACCGACGCCGGCGACCACCCCTCGCTCGCCGGTCACGGCGCGGCGCGTCTCGCGGCACTCCTCGGCGGGTCGTCGATCATGGTCGGCGACGGCGAGCAGTACGCCGCGGCGATGGCCCTCATGGCCCGCCAGATGGGGCTGCCCGCCCGCGTCGTCCTCGGCTTCGTGCCGGGTGCCGGCGACGCCGGCGACGCCGGCGAGGTGACCGTGCCGACGACGGAGGACGGTGCCGTGCAGATCCGCGGCAAGGACGTCCAGGCGTGGGTCGAGGTCGCGTTCGCCGGGCACGGCTGGGTCGCGTTCGACCCCACGCCCCCGTCGTCGCAGACCCCCGAGGAGGAGGAGGAGAACACCCCCTCGGACCCGCAGCCGCAGGTCGTGCAGCCGCCGGACCTGCCCGAGGACCGCGTCGACCCGCCCGAGGACGACACCGAGCAGCCGCAGACCGAGGACGAGGAGCGCGAGAGCGCCGTCGCCCGCTGGCTGCGCCTCGTGCTCACCGCCACCGGGATCGGGCTGGCCGGGCTGCTGGTGCTGCTCAGCCCGCTGCTCGTCGTGGTGGCGCTCAAGGCACGCCGCCGACGGCGTCGCCGCGCCCTGGCGGACCCCGTGCACCGGGTCGCGGGCGGGTGGGACGAGGTCGTCGACGCCGCCCACGACATGGGCGCGCCGCCGCCCGGGTCCGCGACCCGTCAGGAGGCCGCCGGGTCGTGGGCGGGCACGCTCGCGGCCGCGCACCCGGCGGTCGCCGCGCGTCTGCGGGCGCTCGCCGCCCGCGCCGACCGCGCGGTCTTCGGCGCCGGTGACCCCGCGCCCCCGGAGGTCGACGCCTACTGGAGCGACGTCGAGGCCGTCGTCGCCGAGCTCCGCGGCACCCTGTCCCGCCGCGCCCGTGTGCGGGCGCTGGCCTCGGTGGCGTCGCTGCGGCGCCCCTCCCGGCGGGCCGGCGCGTCCGGCCCCCGGTCCCGTCCGACGCGCGGCCGGTCCGCGCGTCGTCCCCCTCGTCCCCGAGGAGAACGATGA
- a CDS encoding AAA family ATPase produces the protein MTPEQTTWFGETFEALVANVGRALLGKEEPIRLVLVAMLAEGHVLLEDAPGTGKTSLAKAIAATVQGSHHRIQFTPDLLPSDVTGVTIYDQSTQRFEFHPGPIFASVVLADEINRASPKTQAALLEVMEEANVTVDGVTHPVGRPFMVIATQNPIEQAGTYRLPEAQLDRFILKTSLGYPDRSASVEILAGAKDRTLALHPRITTQAIGTMADLALTVHVDPALLDYIARLLEATRDDPQTALGASVRGGLALVRCAKVSAAAAGRDYVVPDDVKVLAQPVLAHRLVLDAEAEFAGVTAEHVVARVLEQVAPPTMRVA, from the coding sequence ATGACCCCCGAGCAGACCACCTGGTTCGGCGAGACCTTCGAGGCCCTCGTCGCCAACGTCGGCCGTGCCCTGCTGGGCAAGGAGGAGCCGATCCGCCTCGTGCTGGTCGCGATGCTCGCCGAGGGGCACGTCCTGCTCGAGGACGCCCCCGGCACCGGCAAGACGTCCCTGGCCAAGGCCATCGCGGCCACCGTCCAGGGCAGCCACCACCGCATCCAGTTCACGCCGGACCTGCTGCCGTCGGACGTCACGGGCGTGACGATCTACGACCAGTCGACGCAGCGGTTCGAGTTCCACCCGGGCCCGATCTTCGCCTCGGTGGTGCTGGCCGACGAGATCAACCGGGCGTCGCCCAAGACGCAGGCGGCGCTGCTGGAGGTCATGGAGGAGGCCAACGTCACGGTCGACGGCGTGACGCACCCCGTGGGGCGCCCGTTCATGGTGATCGCGACGCAGAACCCCATCGAGCAGGCCGGCACGTACCGGCTGCCCGAGGCCCAGCTCGACCGGTTCATCCTCAAGACCTCGCTCGGCTACCCCGACCGGTCCGCGTCCGTCGAGATCCTCGCCGGCGCGAAGGACCGCACCCTCGCCCTGCACCCGCGGATCACGACGCAGGCGATCGGCACGATGGCCGACCTCGCGCTGACCGTGCACGTCGACCCGGCGCTGCTGGACTACATCGCCCGCCTGCTGGAGGCCACCCGCGACGACCCGCAGACCGCGCTCGGCGCGTCCGTGCGCGGCGGCCTGGCGCTGGTGCGGTGCGCGAAGGTCTCCGCGGCCGCCGCCGGGCGTGACTACGTCGTCCCCGACGACGTCAAGGTGCTGGCGCAGCCGGTGCTCGCGCACCGGCTCGTGCTCGACGCGGAGGCGGAGTTCGCCGGCGTCACCGCCGAGCACGTCGTCGCCCGCGTGCTCGAGCAGGTCGCGCCGCCGACGATGCGGGTGGCCTGA
- a CDS encoding RDD family protein — protein MTRTSLRPPVGDQPAGLGRRFVAVAVDQVLVLLLGGGLVVLALADAVRAVVGGAEPGSVAGAVPVPLLVAGTVVAAVLTLVQWLLHGRLGWTLGRLLLGVRTVDADARTPVGAWRVLVRGLVVAAGSLACGVGQLVVLASPLLDRTGRRRGWHDQAVGAEVLRVDRQEAARRAARAGARARGSDGPGLVPPVPGVGDVVPVPARAVPAQAVVAGAGLPAAGPRTPSGGVPTATGALRLAPLHQQRSGPDLDTRAVPLVRPGSPDLVFGLAPELEMTRPAPPRADVRPVQPEPGARGARLAFDDGRVVVVETSALVGRNPAPAPGVQVVRVMDPGRSVSKTHLQVGVDADGAWVADRGSTNGTVVTLPDGQQVVCRVDHPVRLRPGATVQLGDCTFRVLAVPAGGGRASVP, from the coding sequence ATGACCCGCACGTCCCTGCGACCACCGGTCGGCGACCAGCCCGCGGGGCTGGGGCGACGCTTCGTCGCCGTCGCCGTCGACCAGGTGCTCGTCCTGCTCCTCGGCGGCGGCCTGGTGGTGCTGGCCCTGGCCGACGCCGTCCGTGCCGTGGTCGGCGGTGCGGAGCCCGGGTCCGTCGCCGGCGCGGTCCCCGTGCCGCTGCTCGTCGCCGGCACCGTCGTGGCCGCCGTGCTGACCCTCGTGCAGTGGCTCCTGCACGGGCGGCTGGGCTGGACGCTCGGGCGCCTGCTGCTGGGCGTGCGCACCGTCGACGCCGACGCCCGGACGCCCGTCGGGGCGTGGCGGGTGCTCGTGCGCGGCCTCGTCGTGGCCGCGGGGTCGCTGGCGTGCGGGGTCGGCCAGCTCGTGGTGCTGGCGTCGCCGCTGCTGGACCGCACCGGCCGGCGGCGGGGCTGGCACGACCAGGCCGTCGGCGCCGAGGTGCTCCGGGTCGACCGTCAGGAGGCCGCCCGGAGGGCGGCCCGTGCGGGCGCCCGTGCACGGGGCTCGGACGGGCCCGGCCTGGTGCCGCCGGTGCCGGGCGTCGGCGACGTCGTCCCGGTGCCCGCGCGGGCCGTCCCGGCGCAGGCCGTGGTCGCAGGGGCCGGCCTCCCCGCAGCGGGGCCGCGGACGCCGTCGGGCGGGGTGCCGACCGCCACCGGCGCGCTGCGCCTGGCGCCCCTGCACCAGCAGCGCTCGGGCCCCGACCTCGACACCCGTGCAGTGCCGCTGGTGCGCCCAGGCTCGCCCGACCTGGTCTTCGGGCTCGCCCCCGAGCTGGAGATGACACGGCCGGCACCGCCGCGGGCCGACGTGCGTCCCGTGCAGCCCGAGCCGGGCGCTCGCGGCGCGCGGCTCGCCTTCGACGACGGCCGGGTCGTGGTGGTGGAGACCAGCGCCCTCGTCGGACGCAACCCCGCACCGGCCCCGGGCGTGCAGGTCGTGCGCGTGATGGACCCGGGCCGCTCGGTGTCCAAGACGCACCTGCAGGTGGGCGTCGACGCGGACGGCGCGTGGGTGGCGGACCGCGGGTCGACCAACGGCACGGTCGTCACCCTGCCCGACGGCCAGCAGGTGGTCTGCCGGGTCGACCACCCGGTGCGGCTGCGGCCCGGGGCGACCGTGCAGCTCGGGGACTGCACGTTCCGGGTGCTGGCCGTCCCGGCGGGAGGTGGACGGGCGTCCGTGCCCTGA